The Triticum aestivum cultivar Chinese Spring chromosome 7B, IWGSC CS RefSeq v2.1, whole genome shotgun sequence genome window below encodes:
- the LOC123160992 gene encoding protein SHI RELATED SEQUENCE 1 — MAGFSLRGGCGGSGGGSGGRSGDRGDHPIGADSLFLYARGAAAAAADTAGGGGGGGGGIGFQLWHPHHQQAAAVPHTSQFFSSGVATGVVLGFSPHEGGGVGGVGLAGGGGPGGGRAGTSCQDCGNNAKKDCTNQRCRTCCRSRGFNCSTHVKSTWVPASKRRERQQQLAALFRGAAANNSAAATAAAAVANKRPRELVRSLGRLPSATTAMVDATTSSGEGDGRFPPELSLEAVFRCVRIGPVDEPDAEFAYQTAVSIGGHTFKGILRDHGPAEEAAGQLPPSSGEYHELTGAAREGSSPAGSSEAAGGHGATVATSAAVLMDPYPTPIGAFAAGTQFFPHNPRT; from the exons ATGGCGGGGTTCTCTCTGAGGGGAGGCTGCGGCGGAAGTGGAGGAGGTAGCGGGGGAAGGAGCGGTGACCGCGGCGATCATCCAATCGGGGCAGACAGTCTGTTTCTGTACGCgcgcggcgccgccgccgcggccgccgacacggcgggcggcggcggcgggggaggaggcgggatAGGGTTCCAGCTATGGCACCCGCACCACCAGCAGGCGGCGGCCGTGCCGCACACGTCGCAGTTCTTCTCCTCCGGGGTTGCCACCGGCGTCGTGCTGGGCTTCTCGCCACAtgagggcggcggcgtgggcggcgtcGGCTTGGCTGGTGGAGGCGGCCCGGGGGGCGGGAGGGCCGGCACCAGCTGCCAGGACTGCGGAAACAACGCCAAGAAGGACTGCACCAACCAGCGGTGCCGCACCTGCTGCCGCAGCCGCGGCTTCAACTGCTCCACCCACGTCAAGAGCACCTGGGTCCCCGCCTCCAAGCGCCGCGAGCGCCAGCAGCAGCTCGCCGCGCTCTTCCGCGGTGCGGCAGCCAACAACAGCGCCGCCgcgaccgccgccgctgccgttgccAACAAACGGCCCCGCGAGCTCGTCCGCTCCCTCGGCCGCTTGCCGTCCGCGACCACCGCGATGGTCGACGCCACCACCTCCTCAG GCGAGGGGGACGGGAGGTTTCCGCCGGAGCTGAGCCTGGAGGCCGTGTTCCGGTGCGTGCGGATAGGGCCGGTGGACGAGCCGGACGCGGAGTTCGCGTACCAGACAGCGGTGAGCATCGGGGGCCACACGTTCAAGGGGATCCTGCGCGACCATGGGCCGGCGGAAGAGGCGGCTGGGCAGCTGCCGCCGTCGTCAGGGGAGTACCACGAGCTGACAGGAGCCGCGAGGGAGGGGTCATCGCCGGCCGGGAGCAGCGAGGCGGCCGGCGGGCACGGGGCGACGGTGGCGACGTCTGCGGCGGTGCTCATGGACCCCTACCCGACGCCGATCGGCGCCTTCGCAGCAGGCACCCAGTTCTTCCCTCATAACCCTAGAACCTAG